Proteins found in one Malassezia vespertilionis chromosome 5, complete sequence genomic segment:
- the COX10_2 gene encoding heme o synthase (TransMembrane:1 (o422-440i); EggNog:ENOG503NXTP; COG:H; COG:I) has protein sequence MSSRQSNTVDVPGVHKEQHTAPTNANKGDIKGDARKKPESKLDVTETARKARADMAKQMRSMDEWPHTADDGVDRNHPLVSPTAEDLLKQRFLNAQKRSHGSLSLGGSGESLEIPSVFRERTKKEDGKDTSLMGTTQAPGAATAAGSTIAGGAFASQMRDAPPRKQVKAPHENSAPDAKDKKASEKTKAAALPDPPALPSKKMNVNPLLNFDLSDIEHDGDTADPSPYFPGAIAAITSRPHLENLELPFDTHVLVRRLDEGGWKTPGEKFMEVDGKKVRRHDPAETIMKLTRDLLHSRGKELAENNIDRSDLDNQFYLFSSALAELRTEVLVRARNDAAALRSLASLLQREVDGLAQKMQQEIERLKHDIQVDMNYRKTEVKDENNHLELDIQDLNNRFTIFLSDLRTEIEQSIKWDATRRALALVFGIVAILVCTLALADYLSKDEKYEGEAKKHAKLAAAENAARVTLRDERAPLADEASQPRSAEEWGLLPRYDSDDPRYV, from the coding sequence ATGTCATCGCGACAAAGCAACACTGTAGACGTCCCTGGCGTGCACAAGGAACAACACACGGCGCCAACGAATGCAAACAAGGGAGATATTAAAGGAGATGCACGTAAGAAACCAGAGTCAAAATTGGACGTGACTGaaacagcgcgcaaagcgcgtgctGACATGGCGAAGCAGATGCGGTCCATGGATGAATGGCCACACACGGCTGACGATGGCGTAGACAGGAACCATCCGCTCGTGAGCCCGACTGCCGAGGATCTGCTGAAGCAGCGATTCTTAAATGCGCAGAAGCGTTCGCACGGCAGCCTTTCGCTCGGTGGCAGCGGCGAGTCGTTGGAAATTCCGTCCGTGTTTCGCGAGCGCACAAAGAAAGAAGACGGGAAGGATACCAGCCTGATGGGCACTACACAGGCACCTGGAGCGGCTACCGCCGCAGGAAGTACGATTGCGGGGGGCGCTTTTGCATCACAAATGCGAGACGCGCCACCGCGGAAGCAAGTAAAGGCGCCACACGAAAACAGTGCGCCCGATGCCAAAGACAAGAAGGCGTCTGAAAAAACAAAAGCAGCGGCACTGCCAGACCCCCCAGCACTCCCAAGCAAAAAAATGAATGTGAATCCGCTGCTCAATTTTGATTTGAGCGATATCGAACATGACGGCGACACCGCCGATCCAAGCCCCTATTTTCCCGGCGCCATTGCGGCGATCACTTCGCGTCCGCATCTGGAAAACCTAGAGCTTCCTTTCGATACGCAcgtgcttgtgcggcgcctgGACGAGGGCGGCTGGAAGACCCCCGGCGAGAAGTTCATGGAGGTAGACGGGAAAAAAGTCCGGCGCCACGATCCTGCCGAAACGATCATGAAACTCACGCGCGATCTCTTGCACAGTCGCGGCAAGGAACTTGCTGAAAACAATATCGACCGCAGCGATCTGGACAACCAGTTTTATCTCTTTTCCTCTGCactcgccgagctgcggaccgaggtgcttgtgcgtgcgcgaaacGACGCCGCAGCACTCCGCAGTCTCGCGTCCCTTCTCCAGCGCGAAGTGGACGGCCTGGCACAGAAAATGCAGCAAGAGATAGAGCGGCTTAAGCACGACATCCAAGTTGATATGAACTACCGCAAGACAGAGGTCAAGGACGAGAACAATCATTTGGAACTCGACATCCAGGACCTCAACAACCGCTTCACCATTTTTCTAAGCGATCTCAGGACCGAGATCGAGCAGAGCATCAAATGGgacgcgacgcgacgcgcactGGCGCTTGTGTTTGGTATTGTTGCGATCCTCGTCTGCACATTGGCACTGGCCGACTATTTGTCAAAAGACGAAAAGTACGAGGGGGAGGCCAAGAagcacgccaagctcgccgccgcggaGAATGCAGCGCGTGTGACACTGCGGGACGAACGGGCGCCATTGGCGGACGAGGCCTCGCAGCCAAGATCTGCAGAAGAATGGGGCCTACTTCCTCGGTACGATTCCGACGACCCTCGCTATGTGTAG
- the RDI1 gene encoding rho GDP dissociation inhibitor (BUSCO:EOG09264KK7; COG:T; EggNog:ENOG503NZGF): MTGSEPDDELNPTRVYEEHTYHAAISGYNPGQKKSLQEYANLHAEDESLRRWKESLGIVPGAAPADANAPKLTIHKLALESSVLPNGSLGIQLDRPGELERLSKEPLQVPEGIEYSVMIRFSVGSEVLSGLKYIHVVRRAGMPVDRMEEMIGSYPPRNEPCEKRFAPSEAPSGFLARSGINSVRSKVVDDDGTVYADFAWSFKLVKA, from the exons ATGACAGGCAGCGAGCCTGACGACGAGTTGAACCCCACGCGTGTGTACGAGGAACATACTTACCATGCAGCTATCTCGGGCTACAATCCTGGTCAAAAGAAGAGCCTGCAGGAGTATGCAAACTTGCACGCGGAGGACGAGAGCCTACGGCGTTGGAAAGAAAGTCTCGGCATTGTGCCTGGCGCAGCCCCCGCCGATGCTAACGCGCCAAAGCTCACCATTCATAAGCTTGCGCTCGAATCGAGTGTGTTGCCGAATGGCAGCCTAGGGATCCAGCTGGACCGCCCTGGTGAGCTGGAGCGGCTTAGCAAGGAGCCGCTGCAGGTGCCTGAAGGTATCGAGTACTCGGTCATGATCAGGTTTAG cgtcggcagcgaAGTGCTTTCGGGCCTAAAGTATATCCATGTagtgcgtcgcgcgggGATGCCAG TCGATCGGATGGAGGAGATGATCGGGTCCTATCCACCGCGCAATGAGCCATGTGAAAAGAGgtttgcgccgagcgaggCGCCGAGTGGGTTCCTTGCACGCAGCGGGATCAActcggtgcgcagcaaggtcGTCGATGACGATGGCACTGTCTATGCAGACTTTGCGTGGTCGTTTAAGCTGGTCAAAGCATAA
- a CDS encoding uncharacterized protein (COG:O; EggNog:ENOG503P42X; SECRETED:SignalP(1-23)), translating to MNDLLGALFALLVFWMILRMIVGVQDNEPVEARRSNHGQSMQEMVDTVRNLFPHIPETSIRYDLMQSRNAEITCDNILQNGYLPTPPPEFLATLPQAAHSTSSAETTESGKDTLSRPAPNLIARFQLDSRLNEDSSMSTALDKGKAPAHRSLSNEWSTSSKAREFALQERKAQLILQARQRMLQRKASGAGKTDGNVSTSA from the exons ATGAACGAtttgcttggcgcgctgtttgcgctgcttgtaTTTTGGATGATTCTGCGCATGATTGTCGGTGTGCAGGATAACGAGCCGGTtgaagcgcgccgttctAATCATGGACAATCGATGCAGGAAATG GTGGACACTGTCCGCAATCTCTTCCCCCACATCCCCGAAACATCCATTCGCTATGACCTCATGCAATCTCGCAATGCAGAAATTACATGCGACAATATCCTCCAAAACGGATACCTCCCTACG CCACCACCCGAGTTCctcgcgacgctgccgcagGCTGCGCACTCAACTTCAAGCGCGGAAACTACCGAGAGCGGAAAAGACACACTATCTCGTCCTGCGCCGAATTTAATTGCGCGATTCCAGCTTGATTCACGGCTTAACGAAGACAGTTCGATGTCCACTGCACTTGATAAAGGCAAAGCGcctgcgcatcgcagcCTGTCGAACGAGTGGAGCACTTCATCCAAAGCCCGTGAGTTTGCGCTacaggagcgcaaggcacAACTCATTCTGCAAGCACGACAGCgtatgctgcagcgcaaggccaGTGGTGCTGGCAAGACGGATGGTAATGTGTCGACATCTGCTTGA
- a CDS encoding uncharacterized protein (EggNog:ENOG503P8SQ; COG:S) — translation MPGAPRRTFSVECARRQAETVTLAESIKQLMRGSAQPVAIVSAFLPPDKAHEKPRFIHSATLSSFTTVSLSPPIVAFSIRLPSRMADALRTGAEISSEGNSDTHKRKPHFLIHILSSTQSPLSNYFARPGAPAYPIEASAACDDEEHPFASHPSAPSTTVDGQLVLRESLGALACSLVYQLDLSSADLHGTTRFIDKDGSQEAGSALFLGEIHAVEQAVHEQNEKDTRRPLVYWNQQYCSLLENS, via the exons ATGC CCGGAGCTCCAAGGCGCACATTTTCTGTGGAATGTGCACGGAGACAGGCGGAAACCGTAACACTCGCCGAGTCGATCAAGCAGCTCATGCGCGGAAGTGCGCAGCCGGTAGCCATTGTATCTGCATTTTTGCCGCCGGACAAGGCGCATGAAAAGCCACGGTTCATCCATTCGGCAACTCTGTCTTCGTTCACTACCGTTTCATTATCACCGCCAATTGTTGCATTTAGTATCCGTCTTCCGAGCCGCATGGCCGACGCTTTGCGTACCGGCGCAGAAATCTCAAGCGAGGGCAACTCGGATACCCACAAGCGAAAACCGCACTTTCTAATTCATATCCTCTCCTCGACGCAGTCGCCATTGTCCAACTATTTTGCACGgcccggcgcgcctgccTATCCTATCgaagcgagcgccgcgtgtgATGACGAAGAGCATCCATTTGCTTCGCACCCGAGCGCTCCTTCCACGACCGTGGATGGCCAGCTCGTATTGCGCGAATCACTCGGTGCACTGGCATGCAGCCTCGTCTACCAACTGGATCTTTCTTCGGCTGATTTGCACGGCACGACTCGTTTTATAGACAAGGATGGGTCGCAGGAGGCTGGCAGTGCACTTTTCCTCGGCGAGATCCATGCAGTCGAACAAGCAGTGCACGAACAAAACGAAAAAGATACCCGTCGTCCTTTGGTGTACTGGAACCAACAATATTGCTCGCTGCTGGAGAATAGCTAA
- a CDS encoding uncharacterized protein (EggNog:ENOG503P4YB; COG:S), which produces MSRLQCIAILGQNNAPLYLGVDPAVDGENTKWFFLAHGALDMVEEHSKQHTDQYLGLLMSIEDNAIYGYLTNTRIKFLLMLQQSEEPGPDADILPVFRAIYTAYTAYMANPFVDCNVHLLPGYDPEAGLATPRPCAPIQMQGGARPIESPLFAKRISEIAGWGARGDARVQEA; this is translated from the exons ATGAGTCGGCTG CAATGCATCGCTATTCTCGGCCAAAATAACGCGCCACTCTATTTGGGCGTGGATCCTGCAGTGGACGGAGAAAACACCAAATGGTTTTTTTTGGCGCACGGTGCGTTGGATATGGTTGAAGAGCATT CGAAACAGCATACCGACCAGTACCTGGGGCTGCTTATGTCTATTGAGGACAATGCCAT CTACGGGTATCTGACCAATACACGGATCAAGTTTCTCCTAATGCTCCAGCAGAGCGAGGAGCCTGGACCGGACGCGGACATCTTGCCAGTTTTCCGCGCAATTTACACGGCGTACACGGCATACATGGCGAATCCGTTTGTCGACTGTAATGTACACCTGCTGCCGGGCTACGATCCGGAAGCGGGTCTTGCTACACcacggccgtgcgcgccgatTCAAATgcagggcggcgcgcggccgaTTGAAAGCCCTCTCTTTGCGAAGCGCATTTCCGAGATTGCAGGATGgggtgcgcgcggcgacgcgcgtgTGCAGGAAGCGTAG
- a CDS encoding uncharacterized protein (EggNog:ENOG503PKVC): MAWTKPYGKTLARLRFRKSLESGIFTATFVVAILTVSISASTILPCPANGKGSVKDRMDPHTRGAFAQEEQKTNDTPNAPKDTLPVGGLGQRALLTKRGGWIEIDERPPFFSWRRWTGS, from the coding sequence ATGGCGTGGACGAAGCCGTACGGCAAGACACTTGCGCGCTTACGTTTCCGGAAATCGCTGGAATCTGGTATATTTACCGCGACGTTTGTCGTCGCGATATTGACCGTATCAATCTCAGCATCCACGATCCTTCCATGCCCTGCGAATGGGAAGGGTTCTGTAAAGGACCGCATGGATCcacacacgcgcggcgcattcgcaCAAGAGGAGCAGAAAACGAATGATACACCAAACGCACCGAAAGACACACTGCCCGTTGGCGGTCTgggccagcgcgcgctgctgacGAAACGCGGCGGCTGGATCGAGATTGACGAGCGTCCCCCGTTTTTCtcgtggcggcgctggactGGCTCCTAG
- the ATG1 gene encoding non-specific serine/threonine protein kinase (EggNog:ENOG503NY72; COG:O; COG:T; COG:U) translates to MRNKLSPKLLENLEGEISILTSMRHTNIVDLRDCVYSDEFIHLIMEYCPGGDLSQYIRQHGDVAPWDGNAAANPLAAEQRRLYPHPIDGGLNDAMVRSFFAQLASALRFLRSRDIVHRDIKPQNLLLRIPDEECLASGHPRELPQIKVADFGFARSLPAASLAKTLCGSPLYMAPEILRYEKYDAKADLWSVGAVLYEMSVGKPPFRATNHVELLRRIEQSNDRIKFPDERSPQSLARDAARRKMHGEQPRPTPHDVAPDIKALIRSLLKRHPVERMSFDEFFHDDVIVAVPYSGRAILKDDLAASLLSEKSGIALDADLFGMSRLETSPPLARAEAPLEDSKEPDTVLASRLMELPINDASRALNTAFGFKPGAESEVSNTPGAGKMPPNALNPSALSRAISMAGGRLASSGTAPAQAKSLDALDTAPFSEQDLAAVLHGFAQKAYVLHEFADARLAECNATVRMNTNGLSPVDSSPNSAALHFQETVVAESLALYVRALGFLQRGLFAVNGYAENLEGAEPSEAMRSLAHWFRSQFDECYEKSVHARAALSADVVPDSVQNLDRQIFDKALELARSAAVDELEGNCEQLDWDTTNCVLAYETAAALLLGLLDPGEDALGLSVTSVSTVEKFLKSINKRLSALQSVPVDVAT, encoded by the coding sequence ATGCGGAACAAGCTCTCGCCAAAGTTACTGGAGAATTTGGAGGGTGAAATCAGCATTCTTACTTCCATGCGGCACACGAATATTGTGGATCTGCGGGACTGCGTGTACTCGGACGAGTTTATTCACCTTATCATGGAGTACTGTCCCGGCGGTGATTTGTCGCAGTACATTCGCCAGCACGGCGATGTTGCGCCATGGGATGGGAACGCTGCAGCGAATCCACTcgctgctgagcagcggcgcttgtacCCTCACCCAATCGACGGCGGGCTAAACGACGCCATGGTCCGCTCTTTTTTCGCACAACTCGCTTCTGCGCTGCGATTTTTGCGGAGCCGCGATATTGTGCACCGCGATATCAAGCCGCAAAACTTGCTTTTGCGGATCCCTGACGAGGAATGCCTTGCTTCTGGTCATCCCCGCGAGCTTCCGCAAATCAAGGTGGCCGATTTTGGGTTTGCCCGCTCTCTCCCTGCGGCCTCGCTTGCCAAGACACTTTGCGGCTCGCCGTTGTACATGGCCCCAGAGATTTTGCGCTATGAAAAGTACGATGCAAAAGCCGACCTCTGGTCTGTTGGCGCGGTCTTGTACGAGATGTCGGTAGGCAAGCCGCCGTTCCGCGCGACGAATCATGTCGAGCTACTGCGCCGGATCGAGCAGAGCAACGACCGGATCAAGTTTCCCGACGAACGCTCTCCGCAGTcgcttgcacgcgacgctgcacgccggaaaatgcacggcgagcagccGCGCCCGACGCCGCACGACGTCGCGCCCGACATCAAGGCCTTGATCCGGAGCCTGTTGAAGCGGCATCCCGTAGAGCGCATGTCTTTTGACGAGTTCTTCCACGATGACGTGATTGTCGCCGTGCCCTACTCGGGCCGCGCGATCCTCAAAGATGATCTGGCCGCCTCGCTTTTGAGCGAAAAGTCGGgcattgcgctcgacgcggaCTTGTTTGGGATGTCGCGCCTCGAAACGTCGCCGCcacttgcgcgtgcagaagCACCGCTCGAGGATAGCAAGGAGCCAGACACGGTGCTTGCGAGCCGCTTGATGGAGTTGCCCATCAACGATgcgagccgcgcgttgAACACTGCGTTTGGCTTCAAGCCAGGCGCAGAGAGCGAGGTGTCGAACACGCCAGGCGCAGGGAAAATGCCACCCAACGCTCTGAATCCCAGCGCCTTGTCCCGCGCGATCAGCATGGCGGGCGGCAGACTTGCGTCAAGTggcacagcgcctgcacaggCCAAATcgcttgatgcgctcgacaccGCGCCTTTTAGCGAGCAGGATCTTGCTGCGGTGCTCCATGGatttgcgcaaaaagcgtACGTGCTCCATGAATTtgccgatgcgcggctggcCGAGTGCAATGCAACTGTGCGCATGAATACCAATGGGCTAAGCCCTGTGGACAGCAGCCCCAACtccgctgcgctgcactttCAAGAAACAGTCGTGGCAGAGAGCCTTGCGCTCTACGTACGCGCGCTTGGGTTTTTGCAGCGGGGACTTTTTGCTGTGAATGGATACGCGGAGAACTTGGAGGGTGCGGAGCCGAGCGAGGCCATGCGCAGTCTCGCGCATTGGTTTCGCTCGCAGTTTGACGAGTGCTACGAAAAAtcggtgcatgcgcgcgctgcattaTCTGCAGACGTTGTGCCGGATAGTGTCCAGAACCTGGACCGGCAAATTTTTGACAAGGCATTGGAGCTTGCACGCAGTGCCGCGGTCGACGAGCTAGAAGGCAATtgcgagcagctcgactGGGACACGACGAACTGCGTCCTTGCCTACGAGACAGCCGCGGCACTTTTACTGGGCCTGCTTGATCCcggcgaggatgcgctggGGCTTTCTGTCACGTCTGTCTCTACGGTGGAGAAGTTTTTAAAGAGTATCAATAAACGGCTCAGTGCACTGCAGTCGGTGCCGGTAGATGTAGCTACATAG